Proteins encoded in a region of the Gigantopelta aegis isolate Gae_Host chromosome 13, Gae_host_genome, whole genome shotgun sequence genome:
- the LOC121387596 gene encoding ankyrin repeat domain-containing protein 1-like, with protein sequence MAVLLQRLFEDFIVEISTQRYVIIMENYRFLAERLTNELKGTRHVEDETNVPNIRNILSHPSFKDEEFVNFLTEIVWNNDVPAEILNQKLDAQQLDVEVAFTKDTLEKTWKADPNVTDADKKSPLHFAVCNREENVVENLIHHGAKLDNVDEFGNILLHIASKEGSLQTVSYLMDMKSEEILANDDIMSLFNLAVEHNTEDVA encoded by the exons atggcagtcctcctacagag ATTATTTGAAGATTTTATTGTAGAAATATCAACACAGAGATATGTCATCATCATG GAAAACTACAGATTCCTTGCCGAAAGGCTTACCAATGAGTTGAAAGGGACTCGGCACGTTGAGGACGAAACGAATGTGCCAAACATCAGAAACATTCTTTCCCACCCGTCATTCAAAGACGAAGAGTTTGTGAATTTTCTCACAGAAATAGTCTGGAACAATGACGTTCCCGCAGAAATATTGAACCAGAAGCTTGATGCTCAACAACTTGATGTTGAAGTTGCTTTTACCAAGGACACTCTAGAAAAGACCTGGAA GGCTGATCCCAATGTAACAGATGCAGATAAAAAATCACCACTGCACTTTGCTGTTTGCAACAGAGAGGAAAATGTTGTTGAAAATTTGATCCACCATGGAGCCAAGCTGGATAATGTAGATGAATTTGGAAACATTCTCCTACACATTGCCTCTAAGGAAGGCTCCTTGCAAACTGTAAGTTATTTAATGGATATGAAGTCCGAGGAGATTCTGGCTAATGATGATATAATGTCGCTATTTAACCTGGCAGTAGAACATAACACCGAAGATGTGGCATGA